In Arthrobacter citreus, a single genomic region encodes these proteins:
- a CDS encoding aromatic acid exporter family protein — translation MRLGARVLKTGIAITLAIYSAMFFDLSTASIAGISAISALKSSVNQSYKSLVEQLQANLIGAILAIIAVITLGNNPVIIGITCILVIIITLKLKLENTIATTLVTVVVIMEVSTSTEHFAIFTFDRILAVLIGVFAASFVNIFLMPPNYEKKLSRCMISATEQTNKLMMMALHKTVSHNGLRDEIYKLREIMRNVTRIYRLYKEDRIIIIGRKKKEHEKARKIVLFRQMLVTADNAFDTLKALNRLEYEINTSPKEFQDLIKNELTCLMQFHEHAIMKLLGKVNFDQTAPLHREENILKDKLTKAFLDHHDLNDEEKQKTWLHLFQVVSAILEYSENVEHLNTLVDSHQTYHKEYQVQVEQIETM, via the coding sequence ATGAGATTAGGAGCGCGTGTTCTAAAAACTGGTATAGCAATTACGCTCGCCATTTATAGCGCGATGTTTTTTGATTTATCTACAGCTTCAATTGCAGGTATCTCTGCTATTTCGGCATTAAAATCATCAGTAAACCAATCATATAAATCGTTAGTCGAGCAGCTTCAAGCTAACTTGATTGGTGCAATCCTGGCAATAATTGCGGTGATTACACTAGGGAATAATCCAGTCATTATAGGGATTACATGTATTCTCGTGATTATCATTACATTAAAATTAAAACTTGAAAATACAATCGCTACAACATTAGTTACCGTAGTTGTAATTATGGAGGTTAGTACTAGTACTGAACACTTTGCCATTTTTACTTTTGATCGTATTTTGGCAGTATTGATTGGTGTATTTGCAGCATCTTTCGTAAATATTTTCTTAATGCCTCCAAATTATGAAAAAAAATTATCTCGTTGCATGATTTCTGCTACTGAGCAAACAAATAAATTAATGATGATGGCTTTACACAAAACTGTTAGTCATAATGGATTAAGAGATGAAATTTACAAGTTAAGAGAAATCATGAGAAATGTGACGAGAATATATCGTCTATATAAAGAAGATCGAATTATTATTATTGGACGAAAGAAAAAAGAACATGAGAAAGCTCGCAAAATCGTATTGTTTAGACAAATGCTTGTCACAGCCGATAACGCATTTGATACACTAAAAGCTCTAAACCGATTGGAGTATGAAATAAATACTTCACCGAAAGAGTTCCAAGATTTAATTAAAAATGAACTAACATGCTTAATGCAGTTTCATGAGCATGCAATAATGAAATTACTGGGCAAAGTAAACTTTGACCAAACCGCTCCACTTCATAGAGAAGAAAATATATTAAAAGACAAATTAACAAAGGCATTCTTGGATCACCATGATCTAAATGATGAAGAAAAACAAAAAACATGGTTACATCTATTCCAAGTTGTTTCTGCCATTTTAGAATATAGTGAAAATGTTGAGCATTTAAATACACTTGTCGATAGCCACCAAACATACCACAAGGAATATCAAGTACAAGTTGAACAAATTGAGACAATGTAA
- a CDS encoding glutamate synthase gives MKFQTKTEWSPGLFRDYYNSEHDACGIVAFINRSITQTRETVDIAAESLRKMNHRAGFTNGEGDGVGIQTDIPTLLWQEKLTSVGISPEIVSHPSFTVGHFFFDEKSEVQTLLQIFEENGYETLFHSSNQTCTLALGPIAQAVEPKFLQVALLPIKNHQSTSLFDLTNIISKKTNITVVSLSQSTCVYKVMGTIDTLLSYYSDLQHPNFQSSVVVGHNRYSTNTSSSFSRVQPFSLLAHNGEINTIEQLRIEAKQIGANIQNGNSDSQDVNNTLETLIHKYHYTLKEAMELLFPPIPAEFELDQEVNSIYNTIRSTFGPYCQGPAGVLTREGNEFVASVDALGLRPVWLLETNDYYVFSSEQGILSPELFISEPHALSPGEKIGINLLKDRAQLLTHRELTHFVTTKLNDKLAMNLANKEANSTDYVEHSPPSIHPFEYGAFGWQKEQIQLVEQMAEKGAEPIRSLGHDAPLACLDDARKNLSDYMKETVAVVTNPAIDRDRETEHFSISVLLGKRPSISKKESGIVLQLPSPILGDGFVGSTLKANREQITYEEIINLYQLENKLYTIQSTFSNLPLEETLSGYKYEAIEAVRNGAECIVITDDEAHQNNQYWIDPALITAIIHNGLVNAKVRRSCSIILKTAAVRNLHDFMVMKGLGADAINPHFLFGTISELETPDKIVKLYDVLNKGIEKVISTIGMHELRGYAKMFSSIGLQEDIASSLGVINFFGDQSVSGFQLIETDSKKRYEDYNAGNATMPKSFHVFPRIWKAIGETAQTGSYETYRQKLNQIEEDRPTAVRHALSLVESSRPIASGQVSLEIGTHSLPFIISSMSFGSQNEVAFRAYAEGANRLNMISLNGEGGEIQDMIGKYPNTRGQQIASGRFGVNANLLHSSNLIEIKIGQGAKPGEGGHLPASKVTQKIAETRNATLGSDLISPSNNHDIYSIEDLAQMISEIKAVNPNAKVAVKVPVVPNIGTIAVGIAKAGANFINISGFDGGTGAARVHAIQNVGLPVEIGVRAAHKALLESGLRNSVEIWADGGMKSVNDVVKMMILGANRIGFGTLSMIAIGCTTCRGCHLDTCHVGIATQIESEIEAMRHGLRKFTPRQLETAVTNLVQFFTAFKNELQAIVGSLGIKNAQDLVGKTEYLKQTRFLDTLSLSNLLSTNKIEEKEYILSNGESAKVLQSNDVGVYAKVDNEYRHAGSLLIHDLVVEKQANGAASPVELSFEDQSIPGNGLGTYTVEDYSVFVQGGAQDGVAKTAFGGTIFISKALGANGQYFGGSVGKCFAYGAQKGQFFIQGNADSRAGIRLSGADVVIGGHNHSSQPTSQKTRLGAKANINGFAFEYMTGGRAIVLGDPGPWMCAGMTGGVIYVRNSPELGLTKEAYQNRIAKGASVNIVPVDATGKKDLNELLVKYKSLLIQHNQNEEVLFVQSLLDNIDLNFLQIKPKKEQADPSVSTE, from the coding sequence ATGAAATTTCAAACAAAAACAGAATGGTCACCAGGGTTATTTAGAGATTATTACAATAGCGAACATGATGCATGTGGAATCGTTGCTTTCATCAATCGTTCCATTACTCAAACAAGAGAAACAGTCGATATCGCTGCTGAAAGTCTTCGAAAGATGAATCACCGAGCGGGATTTACAAACGGTGAAGGTGATGGTGTAGGAATTCAAACTGACATCCCTACTTTGCTTTGGCAAGAAAAACTGACATCTGTAGGTATTAGTCCAGAAATCGTTTCACACCCTTCTTTTACAGTAGGACATTTCTTTTTTGATGAAAAATCAGAAGTACAAACTTTGCTTCAAATTTTTGAAGAAAACGGTTATGAAACATTATTCCATAGTTCTAACCAAACCTGCACATTGGCACTTGGTCCAATTGCTCAAGCAGTAGAACCTAAATTTTTACAAGTAGCATTACTTCCAATTAAAAATCACCAAAGCACCTCTCTCTTTGATTTAACAAATATTATTAGCAAAAAAACAAATATAACTGTTGTTTCGCTAAGTCAATCTACTTGCGTATATAAAGTAATGGGAACAATCGACACTTTATTATCATACTATTCTGACTTGCAGCACCCTAATTTTCAATCATCTGTTGTTGTAGGTCATAACCGCTACTCAACAAACACTTCATCTTCGTTTTCAAGAGTACAACCATTTAGCTTACTAGCACATAACGGAGAAATTAATACGATTGAACAATTGAGGATTGAAGCAAAGCAAATTGGAGCCAATATACAAAATGGTAATAGTGATTCACAAGATGTAAATAATACGTTAGAAACATTAATTCATAAATATCATTACACTTTGAAAGAAGCAATGGAATTATTATTCCCACCAATACCTGCAGAATTTGAATTAGATCAAGAAGTAAACTCAATTTACAATACAATTCGAAGTACATTCGGTCCTTATTGCCAAGGTCCTGCAGGTGTATTAACAAGAGAAGGTAATGAATTTGTCGCAAGCGTTGACGCTTTAGGGCTACGTCCTGTATGGCTACTTGAAACAAATGATTATTATGTATTTTCTTCAGAACAAGGTATCCTTTCTCCAGAATTATTTATCTCGGAGCCGCACGCACTTTCACCTGGAGAAAAAATAGGTATTAATTTACTAAAAGATCGCGCTCAACTTTTAACTCACCGTGAATTAACTCATTTTGTCACAACGAAATTAAATGACAAATTAGCTATGAATCTAGCAAATAAAGAAGCAAATTCAACTGATTATGTAGAACACTCACCTCCTTCTATTCATCCGTTTGAATATGGTGCATTCGGATGGCAAAAGGAACAAATCCAACTAGTTGAACAAATGGCAGAAAAAGGTGCTGAACCTATTCGTTCATTAGGTCATGATGCTCCACTAGCTTGTTTAGATGATGCTAGAAAAAATCTATCAGACTATATGAAGGAAACAGTTGCAGTTGTAACGAACCCAGCCATCGATCGTGATCGTGAAACAGAGCACTTCTCTATTTCTGTTCTTTTAGGAAAAAGACCATCCATTTCAAAGAAAGAATCTGGAATTGTTCTTCAACTCCCTTCTCCAATATTAGGTGATGGTTTTGTAGGAAGTACTCTAAAAGCAAATCGTGAACAAATTACGTATGAAGAAATCATCAATCTATATCAATTAGAAAATAAACTATATACAATTCAAAGTACATTTTCTAACTTACCTTTAGAAGAAACATTATCTGGGTACAAATACGAAGCAATTGAAGCCGTGAGAAATGGCGCAGAATGTATTGTTATTACAGATGACGAAGCACACCAAAATAATCAATATTGGATTGATCCGGCACTTATTACAGCGATCATCCATAATGGTCTTGTGAATGCAAAAGTTAGAAGAAGCTGTTCAATTATTTTAAAAACAGCTGCAGTTCGTAATCTTCACGATTTTATGGTAATGAAAGGTTTAGGTGCAGACGCAATCAATCCTCATTTCCTTTTTGGAACAATATCAGAATTGGAAACTCCAGACAAAATCGTAAAACTATATGATGTTTTAAATAAAGGCATCGAAAAAGTTATTTCAACAATCGGTATGCATGAACTACGAGGCTATGCAAAGATGTTTAGTAGTATCGGTTTACAAGAAGATATCGCTTCGTCTTTAGGAGTAATCAATTTCTTCGGCGATCAATCAGTTTCTGGATTCCAATTAATTGAAACAGATTCAAAAAAACGATATGAAGATTACAATGCAGGTAACGCAACGATGCCGAAGTCTTTCCATGTGTTCCCTCGAATTTGGAAGGCTATTGGAGAAACAGCACAAACTGGTAGTTATGAAACATATCGTCAAAAATTAAATCAAATTGAAGAAGACCGTCCAACTGCAGTACGACATGCGCTTTCATTAGTTGAAAGTAGTAGACCAATTGCTTCAGGCCAAGTCTCATTGGAAATTGGTACTCACTCATTACCATTTATTATTAGTTCAATGTCATTTGGATCTCAAAATGAAGTTGCTTTTAGAGCATATGCTGAAGGTGCAAATCGACTAAACATGATTAGCTTAAATGGTGAAGGTGGAGAAATCCAAGATATGATTGGAAAATATCCAAATACCCGTGGACAACAAATCGCTTCGGGCCGATTCGGGGTTAATGCGAATTTACTCCACTCTTCAAATTTAATTGAAATTAAAATCGGTCAAGGTGCAAAACCTGGTGAAGGTGGTCACTTACCTGCTTCAAAGGTAACACAAAAAATTGCAGAAACTAGAAACGCAACGTTAGGATCAGATTTAATTTCACCTTCAAATAATCATGATATTTATTCAATTGAAGATCTAGCTCAGATGATTAGTGAAATTAAAGCAGTTAATCCTAATGCAAAAGTAGCCGTAAAAGTACCTGTTGTACCTAACATTGGTACAATTGCAGTCGGTATTGCAAAAGCAGGTGCGAACTTTATTAATATTAGTGGCTTTGATGGCGGAACTGGTGCTGCTCGTGTTCATGCTATTCAAAATGTAGGTTTACCAGTAGAAATTGGCGTTCGTGCAGCCCACAAAGCATTATTAGAATCTGGTTTACGTAATTCTGTTGAGATTTGGGCAGATGGTGGAATGAAAAGTGTAAATGATGTAGTGAAAATGATGATTCTAGGTGCAAACCGTATTGGTTTTGGAACTTTATCAATGATTGCAATCGGTTGTACTACTTGTCGTGGTTGTCATTTAGATACTTGCCATGTCGGTATCGCAACACAAATTGAATCTGAAATCGAAGCGATGCGTCACGGTTTACGAAAGTTCACACCGAGACAACTTGAAACAGCTGTAACCAATTTAGTACAATTCTTCACTGCATTCAAAAACGAATTGCAAGCGATTGTTGGTTCTTTAGGAATTAAAAATGCTCAAGATCTTGTTGGTAAAACGGAATACTTAAAACAAACAAGATTTTTAGATACTTTAAGTTTATCTAATTTATTATCAACTAATAAAATCGAAGAAAAAGAATACATCCTTTCTAACGGTGAATCTGCTAAAGTACTTCAAAGTAATGATGTTGGAGTTTATGCTAAGGTTGATAATGAATATCGTCACGCGGGTAGTTTGCTAATCCATGACTTAGTAGTAGAAAAACAAGCAAATGGCGCAGCTTCACCTGTCGAGCTAAGTTTCGAGGATCAGTCTATCCCAGGAAATGGTCTAGGAACTTATACAGTAGAAGATTATTCTGTATTCGTCCAAGGCGGAGCTCAAGACGGAGTAGCAAAAACTGCGTTTGGCGGAACAATTTTTATTAGTAAAGCTTTAGGTGCCAACGGTCAGTACTTTGGGGGTTCAGTCGGAAAATGCTTTGCATATGGAGCACAAAAAGGACAATTCTTTATCCAAGGTAATGCTGATTCTCGAGCAGGTATTCGTTTATCAGGTGCCGATGTTGTAATTGGTGGTCATAATCACTCTAGTCAACCTACTTCTCAGAAAACGCGATTAGGTGCAAAAGCAAATATAAACGGTTTTGCATTTGAATACATGACTGGTGGTCGAGCAATAGTTCTCGGTGACCCAGGACCATGGATGTGTGCAGGTATGACGGGCGGAGTAATTTATGTTAGAAACTCTCCAGAATTAGGACTTACAAAAGAAGCTTACCAAAATCGCATCGCAAAAGGTGCAAGTGTTAATATAGTACCTGTAGATGCAACTGGTAAAAAAGATTTAAATGAATTACTTGTGAAATATAAATCACTTCTAATTCAACATAACCAAAATGAAGAAGTCCTATTTGTACAAAGTTTATTAGATAATATTGACCTTAACTTTTTACAAATTAAACCTAAAAAAGAACAAGCGGATCCATCTGTTTCAACAGAATGA
- the bcp gene encoding thioredoxin-dependent thiol peroxidase, with translation MTVEIGVKAPDFTLPASNGENVSLSDFKGKKVVLYFYPKDMTPGCTTEACDFRDSYEKFMKSGTVILGISPDPVKRHEKFIEKYQLPFLLLSDETTEVAKLFDVWKLKNNFGKEYMGIERTTFLIDEEGCIENVWQKVRVKNHVEDVYSVINHS, from the coding sequence ATGACTGTTGAAATTGGAGTTAAAGCACCAGATTTTACATTACCAGCTAGTAATGGGGAAAATGTATCATTATCAGACTTTAAAGGTAAGAAAGTAGTTCTTTATTTTTATCCAAAAGATATGACACCGGGCTGTACTACGGAAGCTTGTGACTTTAGAGATTCATATGAAAAGTTTATGAAAAGTGGTACTGTCATTTTAGGAATCAGTCCGGACCCTGTAAAAAGACATGAAAAATTTATTGAAAAGTATCAGTTACCATTTTTATTACTTTCAGACGAAACTACTGAAGTTGCGAAGTTATTTGATGTATGGAAGTTGAAAAATAATTTTGGTAAGGAATATATGGGGATTGAACGAACAACATTTTTAATTGATGAAGAAGGTTGTATCGAAAATGTGTGGCAAAAGGTTAGAGTAAAAAACCATGTTGAAGATGTTTATAGTGTAATCAATCATTCGTAA
- a CDS encoding glutamate-1-semialdehyde 2,1-aminomutase, translating to MNNQKSIEIHNEALEHIVGGVNSPSRSFKAVGGGAPVTMKRAKGAYFWDVDGNQYIDYLAAYGPIITGHAHPHITAAITNAAENGVLYGAPHELEVQFAKMLKEAIPSMDKVRFTNSGTESVMTTIRVARAYTGKTKIVKFAGCYHGHSDLVLVAAGSGPSTLGTPDSAGVPQSIANEVITVPFNDIEAYAETMEKWGHEVAGVLVEPIVGNFGIVEPKEGFLEAVNEITHNHGALVIYDEVITAFRFMYGGAQNLLGVEPDLTALGKIIGGGLPIGAYGGKKEIMETVAPLGPAYQAGTMAGNPASIAAGIACLEVLKQEGVYEELDRLGTILEKGIQEKADEHNIHIKINRLKGALTVYFGIDEVTNYEEAKKADSEVFGRFFKLLLEEGINLAPSKYEAWFLTTAHTEQDVLQTINAVGNAFQKLATIKQ from the coding sequence ATGAATAATCAAAAGTCAATTGAAATACATAATGAAGCTTTAGAACATATCGTTGGAGGCGTAAACAGTCCTTCAAGATCGTTTAAAGCAGTAGGTGGCGGAGCTCCTGTCACAATGAAACGTGCAAAAGGTGCATATTTTTGGGATGTTGATGGCAACCAATATATAGATTATTTAGCAGCATACGGTCCTATTATTACGGGTCATGCTCATCCTCATATTACAGCTGCGATTACAAACGCAGCAGAAAATGGTGTCCTTTACGGTGCACCTCACGAGCTTGAAGTACAATTTGCGAAAATGCTAAAAGAAGCAATCCCTAGTATGGATAAAGTCAGATTTACAAATTCAGGTACAGAGTCCGTTATGACTACTATCCGTGTAGCTAGAGCTTACACTGGTAAAACTAAAATCGTTAAATTTGCTGGATGCTATCATGGTCATTCAGATTTAGTACTTGTTGCCGCTGGTTCTGGACCATCTACTCTTGGTACTCCGGATTCTGCTGGTGTTCCACAAAGTATTGCCAACGAAGTAATTACTGTTCCATTTAACGATATTGAAGCATATGCAGAGACAATGGAAAAATGGGGTCATGAAGTAGCTGGTGTACTTGTTGAACCAATCGTCGGTAACTTTGGGATTGTTGAACCAAAAGAAGGTTTCCTAGAAGCCGTAAATGAAATAACGCACAATCATGGTGCATTAGTCATTTATGATGAAGTTATAACTGCCTTTAGATTTATGTATGGTGGAGCGCAAAACCTATTAGGAGTTGAGCCAGATTTAACAGCTCTTGGAAAAATCATAGGTGGTGGTTTACCAATCGGAGCTTATGGTGGCAAGAAAGAAATTATGGAAACAGTTGCTCCTCTAGGTCCTGCTTATCAAGCTGGAACGATGGCTGGTAATCCTGCATCAATCGCAGCAGGTATTGCATGTCTAGAAGTATTGAAACAAGAAGGTGTCTATGAAGAGTTAGACCGCTTAGGTACAATTCTTGAAAAAGGTATTCAAGAAAAAGCTGATGAGCACAACATCCATATTAAGATCAACCGCTTAAAAGGTGCTTTAACTGTCTATTTCGGTATAGACGAAGTAACGAATTATGAAGAAGCAAAAAAAGCTGATAGCGAAGTATTCGGTAGATTTTTTAAACTTCTATTAGAAGAAGGTATTAACTTAGCACCTTCAAAATATGAAGCTTGGTTCTTAACTACAGCTCATACTGAACAAGATGTTCTCCAAACAATTAACGCAGTTGGGAACGCATTCCAAAAATTAGCTACGATTAAACAATGA
- a CDS encoding ABC transporter permease, translating to MFYINIFLQYSGQYLKTKFHYRANFFLSFLSDLMSQAVNLIFILLVFNHTSLIEGWNRDEIVFIYGFFLVPFALFGSFFNIWDFNDRYIVKGEFDRILTRPIHSLFQVILEKMELESLLGAITGLIIMIYAGVKLGLMITWYDPFLFLLMAFGGMFVYAGIFIALASIGFWSDARTSIMPLMYNIGNYGRYPINIYHPIIRFVLTWILPFAFVGVYPAAYFLRRSEWYVYSFLTPVMGLVVFVISVVIWNQGVKKYKGAGN from the coding sequence ATGTTTTATATTAATATATTTCTTCAATATTCTGGTCAATATTTAAAAACTAAGTTTCATTATAGAGCAAATTTCTTTTTATCATTTTTATCAGATTTAATGTCTCAAGCTGTTAATTTAATATTTATATTATTAGTTTTCAATCACACTTCACTTATTGAAGGATGGAACCGAGACGAAATTGTATTCATTTATGGATTCTTTTTAGTGCCATTTGCTTTATTTGGTTCATTTTTTAATATATGGGATTTTAATGATCGTTATATTGTTAAAGGTGAGTTTGATCGTATTTTAACTCGACCTATTCATAGTCTTTTTCAGGTTATATTAGAAAAAATGGAACTTGAATCATTACTAGGTGCGATAACTGGACTAATTATTATGATTTATGCTGGTGTTAAATTAGGTTTAATGATCACTTGGTATGACCCATTCTTATTTTTATTAATGGCTTTTGGTGGGATGTTTGTTTACGCTGGCATTTTTATCGCTTTAGCTAGTATTGGATTTTGGTCAGATGCTAGAACATCCATTATGCCGTTAATGTATAATATAGGAAACTATGGTCGATATCCTATTAATATATATCATCCAATTATTCGTTTTGTATTAACTTGGATTTTGCCATTTGCATTTGTTGGTGTTTACCCGGCTGCATATTTTTTACGTAGAAGCGAATGGTATGTCTATTCATTTTTAACACCAGTTATGGGGTTAGTTGTTTTTGTAATATCTGTAGTGATTTGGAATCAAGGAGTAAAAAAATATAAAGGTGCTGGGAACTAA
- a CDS encoding daunorubicin ABC transporter permease, with the protein MGKYIEIIRIRFLMMLAYRTNYYTGIVIYTINIGAYYFLWKAIYGHQGSIQGVSVNQMTTYVAIAWMARAFYFNNLDREIAEEIVEGKVAIELIRPYNYLLTKVMQGLGEGIFRFFFFSIPGFILVALIFRLDVSFNLSTLGLFLLASVFSFAINTQLNLLTGLMAFFLQNNMGFIQAKRVIIDLFSGLTIPITFFPAWSQSIMKYLPFQGISYIPSMIFAEGIKGELILRGLLFQITWIIILCIPITLIWYKAKKHLVIQGG; encoded by the coding sequence ATGGGTAAGTATATTGAAATTATTCGTATTCGTTTTTTAATGATGTTAGCCTATCGTACAAATTATTATACAGGAATTGTAATTTATACTATTAACATAGGTGCTTATTACTTTTTATGGAAAGCTATATACGGTCATCAAGGTTCAATCCAAGGGGTTTCTGTAAACCAGATGACTACTTATGTTGCAATCGCTTGGATGGCAAGGGCTTTTTATTTTAATAATCTAGATCGTGAAATTGCAGAAGAAATTGTAGAAGGTAAAGTAGCTATTGAACTTATAAGACCTTATAATTATTTGCTTACAAAAGTGATGCAAGGATTAGGTGAGGGTATTTTTAGATTCTTTTTCTTTTCAATTCCAGGGTTTATTTTAGTAGCATTAATTTTCCGATTAGATGTTTCATTTAATTTATCTACTTTAGGATTATTTTTACTAGCTTCAGTTTTCAGTTTTGCAATCAATACACAATTGAATTTATTAACGGGACTAATGGCATTTTTTCTTCAAAATAATATGGGCTTTATTCAAGCTAAGCGTGTCATCATTGATTTGTTTTCAGGTTTAACGATTCCGATAACATTCTTTCCAGCTTGGTCTCAAAGTATAATGAAGTACTTACCTTTTCAAGGGATTAGCTATATTCCTAGTATGATTTTTGCTGAAGGAATTAAAGGTGAATTGATTTTAAGAGGACTTTTATTCCAAATTACTTGGATTATCATTTTGTGTATTCCAATTACACTTATATGGTACAAAGCTAAAAAGCATCTTGTTATACAGGGAGGTTAA
- a CDS encoding two pore domain potassium channel family protein: MGTAFFFFIAIFAILYSLVYLWNTSTKKVSKGLISVNNYIILFLIYGTVLIGFSAVYFILEHGQRPILIEHSIPIEGTNYHIMGLCLYFSAITLLSVGYGDIVPVGIGRWVAMMEALIGYTMPAAFVLQVFKDER, from the coding sequence ATGGGAACTGCTTTTTTCTTTTTTATAGCAATCTTTGCAATCTTGTATAGTCTAGTGTATTTATGGAATACTTCAACTAAAAAAGTAAGTAAAGGTCTTATTTCAGTTAATAATTATATTATTTTATTTTTAATATATGGAACGGTACTTATAGGCTTTAGTGCAGTCTATTTTATATTAGAACATGGTCAACGTCCGATTTTAATTGAGCATTCTATTCCTATTGAAGGGACTAATTACCATATAATGGGGTTATGCTTATATTTTAGCGCGATTACTCTTTTATCCGTAGGGTATGGGGATATTGTACCAGTAGGGATTGGAAGATGGGTTGCTATGATGGAGGCACTAATCGGTTATACGATGCCAGCGGCTTTTGTTTTACAAGTATTTAAAGATGAACGTTAA
- a CDS encoding ATP-binding cassette domain-containing protein gives MENMIEVQNLHKEFKTFLSRSGVKGAFRDLFTRNYKTKTAVNNISFSVKKGEMMAYIGENGAGKSTTIKMLTGILTPTSGDVTVNGFHPQKDRERFVKSIGVVFGQRSQLWWDIAVQESFRLLKKVYQIPDKQYEEHMGYIIKTLDIEPLLDQPVRKLSLGQRMRCELAAALIHNPPLVFLDEPTIGLDVLVKLKIREFLKELNQKYGTTILLTTHDISDIEALCDRVVMLDEGKIIYDGKLEQLKGQWGEEKEIQFQFIKPVNLGMLNELIGRTDVKWKQEEGENIWSVTLPNDETLISMIIAKVVQTNPVKDMKMLEISTEEIIRNIYQEGISNG, from the coding sequence ATGGAGAACATGATTGAAGTACAAAACTTACACAAAGAATTTAAAACTTTTTTAAGTCGCTCTGGTGTAAAAGGTGCATTTAGAGACTTGTTTACAAGAAACTATAAAACTAAGACAGCAGTTAATAATATAAGTTTTTCTGTAAAAAAAGGTGAAATGATGGCCTATATTGGGGAGAATGGAGCAGGAAAGTCAACTACGATTAAAATGTTGACTGGAATCTTAACGCCTACTTCTGGTGATGTAACCGTTAATGGATTTCACCCTCAAAAAGATCGAGAGCGTTTTGTTAAATCGATCGGCGTTGTATTTGGTCAAAGATCTCAGTTGTGGTGGGATATTGCTGTACAAGAATCATTTCGTTTACTAAAAAAAGTTTATCAAATACCAGATAAACAATATGAAGAGCATATGGGTTACATCATTAAGACTTTAGATATCGAGCCATTATTGGATCAACCAGTTAGAAAGTTATCTTTAGGTCAAAGAATGAGATGTGAATTAGCTGCGGCATTAATTCATAACCCACCTTTAGTATTTTTAGATGAGCCTACAATTGGTTTAGATGTTTTAGTAAAATTAAAAATCCGCGAGTTTTTAAAAGAATTAAATCAAAAATATGGTACAACAATTCTTTTAACCACACACGATATTTCTGATATTGAGGCACTATGTGATCGAGTAGTTATGTTAGATGAAGGAAAAATCATTTATGATGGGAAACTCGAACAGTTAAAAGGCCAATGGGGAGAAGAGAAAGAAATACAATTCCAATTTATTAAACCTGTAAATCTTGGTATGTTAAACGAATTAATTGGACGAACTGATGTGAAATGGAAGCAAGAAGAAGGAGAAAATATTTGGAGCGTTACATTACCAAACGATGAAACGCTTATTTCGATGATCATTGCAAAAGTTGTTCAAACAAATCCCGTTAAAGATATGAAGATGTTAGAAATTTCTACTGAAGAAATCATTCGAAACATTTATCAAGAGGGGATTAGTAATGGGTAA
- a CDS encoding transcriptional repressor, translated as MHKENIQDAILHLKNSGVRITPQRHAIIEYLIGSGTHPTADEIYKALEGKFPNMSVATVYNNLRVLREVGMVKELNFGDSSSRFDYITTDHYHIICQKCGEMNDFHYDGLEGINLYVEKETGFEVTNHRMEVYGICPKCKEKTLS; from the coding sequence TTGCATAAGGAAAATATTCAAGATGCAATTTTACATTTAAAGAATAGCGGCGTACGTATTACACCTCAGAGACATGCGATTATAGAATATTTAATTGGAAGTGGAACACATCCAACTGCTGACGAAATCTATAAAGCACTTGAGGGAAAATTTCCAAATATGAGTGTAGCAACGGTTTACAATAATCTCAGAGTATTACGTGAAGTAGGTATGGTTAAAGAATTGAACTTCGGTGATTCTTCTAGTCGTTTTGATTATATAACAACTGATCATTATCATATCATTTGCCAAAAATGTGGTGAAATGAATGATTTTCATTATGATGGATTAGAAGGAATCAATCTTTATGTTGAGAAGGAAACGGGATTTGAAGTAACTAATCATAGAATGGAAGTATACGGTATTTGTCCTAAATGTAAAGAAAAAACATTATCATAA